A window from Lactiplantibacillus pentosus encodes these proteins:
- a CDS encoding TetR/AcrR family transcriptional regulator — MNPQERKQQNLTAIYEALLHLMSHKPLSMISITELCAHAQLSRSYFYRNFTSFDQIILTYQEQAILTYFRRLPRQSKITLPVLMTQYFTFMQQMAATNQLLIDNGKAQIIVQTFEAAYTLLIRHDRIITVTDSTIHHQPYYIAFFSGAVVNILIHWQQAGMVEPPSYLAQQIVRFTASHTGNGLK; from the coding sequence ATGAATCCACAAGAACGTAAACAGCAAAACTTGACCGCAATTTACGAAGCCTTGCTACATCTGATGTCTCACAAACCACTCAGCATGATTTCAATCACGGAACTCTGTGCCCATGCGCAGCTTTCACGATCCTATTTTTATCGCAACTTTACCAGCTTCGACCAAATCATCTTGACTTATCAGGAACAAGCCATCTTGACCTATTTTCGTCGTCTACCGCGGCAATCTAAAATCACGCTACCAGTCTTGATGACGCAATACTTCACGTTCATGCAGCAGATGGCCGCAACCAATCAGTTACTGATTGACAATGGCAAGGCTCAAATCATCGTGCAAACTTTTGAAGCAGCTTATACATTGCTCATCAGACACGACCGCATCATCACTGTCACCGATTCAACGATCCACCATCAGCCCTACTACATCGCCTTTTTTTCTGGTGCAGTCGTCAACATTCTCATTCACTGGCAACAGGCCGGCATGGTCGAACCACCCAGCTATCTCGCCCAACAAATCGTCCGCTTCACCGCCAGTCATACCGGTAACGGCTTGAAATGA
- a CDS encoding MFS transporter translates to MMKKSTKVISMMMIGIFLCMLDTTVMNIALPAIQVGLATDLAHLSWALNIYTVLFASLTIPLGRVADVWGRGRVYLIGLALFGLGSVISGLCGNVDVLIVGRAVQSLGAAVVFPASMTIGIQSVPLNKRVGAIAELGVIQGLAAALGPTIGGAVTQFLGWRGIFLMNVPLVLVAFVGCVAWLSWRHPIRGQAKLDLAGSALIMVTLLSLTLVLVEGNAWGWTSQLIIGLMALSGLALVTFIWTEAHVDQPMVPLTLFKNRQFNGASLATVLSGVFMVGLLVLMPSFFTKVQNQTELLAAIMITPASMMIFIFSPISGFLLSKLGPRRVIFSGSLAMMAGYAVLSQLNPNHYWQFAIAAVLIGAGYGTIIGPITVLAAGDFTGELLTASQSVIGVFRQIGTSLAVAIFVSALSANLTVAKTQTLTDAHTTVAKLAISDQAKRDTLQVITHQIDQEQTAKPVKTPITVAKEHRLIAAAARQVLKSPALQAAPASVKAKVQRQVTRQVTVQVKQTNQRIVNAATAIKTRSKAAFTQAFMRPYQVALPFMLLLLLTTWCFEKRGRKANN, encoded by the coding sequence ATTATGAAAAAATCAACAAAAGTGATCAGTATGATGATGATTGGCATCTTTCTGTGCATGCTGGATACGACAGTAATGAATATTGCCTTGCCAGCGATTCAAGTGGGCTTAGCGACGGATTTGGCGCACTTATCATGGGCGCTCAACATTTATACCGTATTGTTTGCCAGTTTGACAATTCCGCTTGGACGGGTTGCCGATGTCTGGGGCCGTGGCCGCGTTTATCTGATTGGACTGGCATTATTTGGCCTCGGTTCCGTGATTTCGGGGTTATGCGGTAATGTCGACGTATTGATCGTGGGCCGGGCCGTGCAAAGCCTCGGTGCGGCTGTCGTCTTCCCAGCAAGTATGACGATTGGCATTCAGAGTGTACCGCTGAACAAGCGGGTCGGTGCGATTGCCGAACTGGGTGTGATACAAGGTTTGGCCGCTGCGTTGGGACCGACAATTGGTGGAGCTGTGACTCAGTTCTTGGGTTGGCGAGGTATCTTCCTGATGAACGTGCCGCTGGTATTGGTTGCCTTTGTAGGTTGTGTGGCATGGTTGTCTTGGCGCCATCCGATTCGTGGTCAGGCCAAACTAGATTTGGCTGGGAGTGCCTTGATTATGGTGACGCTACTTTCGTTAACGCTCGTGTTGGTTGAGGGTAACGCCTGGGGTTGGACCAGTCAGTTGATTATCGGTCTGATGGCACTCAGTGGACTAGCATTAGTGACCTTTATTTGGACGGAGGCACACGTCGATCAGCCGATGGTCCCGCTAACGTTATTTAAAAATCGGCAATTCAACGGGGCATCGCTCGCAACGGTCTTGTCAGGGGTGTTTATGGTAGGGTTGTTAGTGTTGATGCCAAGTTTCTTCACGAAAGTCCAGAATCAGACGGAACTATTGGCCGCCATCATGATTACGCCAGCTTCAATGATGATTTTTATTTTTTCGCCCATTAGCGGATTCTTGTTGTCGAAATTAGGCCCGCGCCGGGTCATTTTCAGCGGTAGTTTGGCTATGATGGCAGGCTACGCCGTTCTTAGTCAGCTGAATCCGAATCATTACTGGCAATTTGCGATTGCGGCCGTATTAATCGGTGCAGGCTATGGGACGATTATTGGCCCGATTACTGTTTTGGCCGCCGGAGATTTTACTGGTGAATTATTGACAGCTTCGCAGAGCGTGATCGGCGTCTTCCGCCAAATTGGGACGTCGCTGGCCGTCGCCATTTTTGTTTCAGCGCTTTCGGCCAATTTGACGGTTGCTAAGACCCAGACGTTGACGGATGCGCACACCACCGTCGCCAAACTCGCCATTTCCGACCAGGCTAAACGCGATACGTTACAAGTCATCACGCATCAAATTGATCAAGAACAGACGGCAAAACCGGTGAAAACGCCAATTACAGTTGCGAAAGAGCACCGTTTAATTGCAGCAGCAGCCCGTCAAGTCCTCAAATCACCGGCACTGCAAGCCGCACCAGCCAGTGTCAAAGCCAAAGTTCAACGTCAAGTGACGCGGCAGGTAACTGTTCAGGTCAAACAAACCAATCAGCGGATCGTAAACGCCGCAACTGCGATTAAGACCCGAAGTAAAGCGGCATTCACCCAAGCGTTTATGCGGCCGTATCAAGTGGCGTTGCCGTTTATGTTACTATTGTTACTGACGACTTGGTGTTTTGAGAAACGGGGGCGGAAGGCAAATAACTAA
- a CDS encoding coiled-coil domain-containing protein — translation MQLNYPNSHQSVTQRKQKDAAKASKRALIERYQSKHLAVETHPVKPAAAVAETQSASQTQSTSERQTSSKAQGTSGAQSISEAQGTSENQSISKVRTVSETQAMVKITAAQGHPDSTAEQSQSADTGTQVATEQANVAQLKRQVRRLKRQLAREQTKNQKQIDEGLQQQINNKRRTHQAEEQVAIAQAKMARMQTANDELTATNHQLQQRVTAMQSYQDAAGRWFAQSAVLLKRQQGLYEKTMSERQRQRNEPILTQKQRDKLQKYDAMVKQVKRLSKSVSEQEKRLAKGQKENEQLHRLRPTGRQTVSADEQVNQALAAGKYEQLRWLPRANKRYRRLLFDRVIIGDGEHVFGFFVNVGERLIFKTITGQTYSKYQRRFPANTPIQTGVVYGGVIAGQQLWLTDLFYDVTPSQLQRQHTQQLHRRRSHFDFSKVLPADAVDVCRGKRVMVVTWQRAQTLNQALRAFRMEPVIVNDHEKSIGWISQQIRSNQVDFTLLLSEGLSHSMLGALGKTFINQSPDIQLVYNESPEELLRRCYAYFKR, via the coding sequence GTGCAACTTAACTATCCAAACTCACATCAGTCTGTCACACAACGCAAACAAAAAGACGCTGCTAAGGCCAGCAAACGCGCTTTAATCGAGCGCTACCAATCCAAGCACTTGGCAGTTGAAACGCATCCCGTCAAGCCGGCCGCTGCTGTGGCGGAAACACAGTCAGCCTCCCAGACGCAATCAACATCTGAAAGACAAACGTCATCCAAGGCGCAAGGGACATCTGGAGCCCAATCAATATCCGAGGCGCAAGGGACATCTGAAAACCAATCAATATCTAAAGTACGAACGGTATCTGAAACCCAAGCAATGGTCAAAATTACCGCAGCACAAGGCCATCCTGATTCGACGGCGGAACAGTCGCAATCTGCGGATACTGGGACACAAGTGGCAACCGAACAAGCCAATGTTGCCCAGCTCAAACGACAAGTGCGACGACTAAAACGGCAGCTAGCTCGTGAACAGACGAAAAATCAGAAACAAATCGACGAAGGCTTGCAACAGCAGATCAATAACAAACGACGAACGCATCAGGCTGAAGAACAGGTGGCGATAGCCCAAGCCAAAATGGCGCGCATGCAGACAGCCAATGATGAGCTAACGGCTACCAATCACCAATTGCAGCAACGGGTCACGGCAATGCAAAGTTATCAGGATGCGGCGGGTCGGTGGTTCGCGCAATCGGCGGTATTGTTGAAGCGCCAACAGGGATTGTATGAAAAGACCATGTCTGAGCGCCAGCGTCAACGCAATGAACCGATACTGACCCAGAAGCAGCGAGATAAGCTGCAGAAGTATGACGCGATGGTCAAGCAAGTTAAACGATTGTCGAAATCTGTTTCTGAGCAGGAAAAACGACTTGCGAAAGGCCAAAAGGAGAACGAACAGTTACATCGTCTCCGACCAACTGGAAGACAAACGGTCAGCGCTGACGAGCAAGTCAATCAGGCACTGGCAGCGGGCAAATACGAGCAGTTACGGTGGTTACCACGAGCAAATAAGCGCTATCGGCGACTGTTGTTTGACCGTGTGATCATCGGGGATGGTGAGCACGTCTTTGGTTTCTTCGTCAATGTGGGCGAACGTTTAATTTTCAAGACGATCACGGGTCAAACCTATTCGAAATATCAACGCCGGTTTCCAGCCAACACCCCAATTCAAACGGGTGTGGTCTACGGCGGCGTCATTGCTGGGCAGCAACTGTGGTTGACAGATCTGTTCTATGACGTGACGCCGAGCCAGCTGCAGCGACAACATACGCAACAATTACATCGGCGGCGGTCACATTTTGATTTCAGTAAGGTGTTACCAGCGGATGCAGTGGATGTGTGCCGGGGCAAACGAGTGATGGTCGTGACTTGGCAGCGTGCACAAACGTTGAACCAAGCGTTACGAGCTTTTCGAATGGAGCCAGTAATCGTGAATGACCATGAAAAGAGCATTGGTTGGATCAGCCAACAAATTCGTTCCAACCAAGTCGATTTTACGTTACTGTTGAGTGAAGGCCTCTCCCATAGCATGTTAGGGGCACTAGGTAAGACGTTTATTAATCAAAGCCCCGATATCCAATTAGTTTATAACGAATCACCAGAAGAACTATTGCGACGGTGCTACGCTTATTTTAAGCGCTAA
- a CDS encoding SPFH domain-containing protein, with amino-acid sequence MKEKQVFHINGYIGLVLAIAFVLVGGWLVWAGATGDHFASIFLGALLIIIAAFGASSLTIVGPNEARVLTFFGKYIGTIRDSGLFMTVPLTSKYSISLRVRNFNSAILKVNDLRGNPVEIAAVIVFKVVDTSMALFAVDDYEQFVEIQSESAVRHVASEYPYDTFDDDKKLTLRSNPTEVSDRLTEELQERLNVAGVEIVETRLTHLAYATEIASAMLQRQQSSAILSARKVIVEGAVSITEDTIARLEKDTGMQLSDDKKLQLINNMMVTIISERGTQPIVNTSDVK; translated from the coding sequence ATGAAAGAAAAACAAGTCTTTCATATCAATGGCTACATTGGCCTGGTGCTGGCGATCGCATTTGTGTTAGTCGGTGGCTGGTTAGTCTGGGCCGGTGCGACGGGGGACCATTTTGCTAGTATCTTCTTGGGGGCACTGCTGATTATTATCGCAGCGTTCGGGGCAAGTTCGTTAACGATTGTCGGGCCAAACGAGGCACGCGTACTTACGTTTTTTGGTAAGTACATCGGGACGATTCGGGATTCCGGACTGTTCATGACGGTCCCATTAACGAGCAAATATTCGATTTCATTACGGGTGCGTAACTTTAATAGTGCGATTTTAAAAGTGAATGACCTGCGGGGTAACCCGGTCGAAATTGCCGCGGTGATCGTTTTTAAGGTCGTCGATACCAGTATGGCGCTGTTTGCGGTCGATGATTACGAACAGTTCGTTGAGATTCAAAGTGAATCCGCGGTTCGCCACGTGGCCTCAGAATATCCCTATGATACGTTCGATGACGACAAAAAGCTGACCTTGCGTAGTAATCCAACGGAAGTCTCAGACCGGTTGACCGAAGAACTGCAGGAACGGCTGAACGTTGCTGGGGTGGAAATCGTGGAGACGCGGCTAACGCACCTGGCATACGCCACAGAAATTGCGAGCGCGATGTTGCAACGGCAACAATCGTCCGCCATCTTGTCAGCACGAAAAGTTATTGTTGAAGGGGCGGTCTCAATCACTGAAGATACGATTGCCCGGCTGGAGAAGGATACCGGCATGCAGCTGTCAGATGATAAGAAGTTGCAGCTCATTAATAACATGATGGTCACCATTATTTCGGAGCGTGGGACTCAGCCAATTGTGAATACTTCGGATGTTAAGTAG
- a CDS encoding Panacea domain-containing protein, with product MSDKKLQKLSYYAVAWGWALFNRPIVHNDRFEAWVHGPVSPQLYQEYREHGWNKIAAPVKEAHAFDEEMTNLLESVWATYGDKSGNELEALTHTEAPWQAARIGLHPDDACHNVISPQTMRQFYLSIYSGD from the coding sequence ATGAGTGACAAAAAGTTACAAAAATTGTCTTACTATGCAGTCGCTTGGGGTTGGGCGTTGTTCAATCGCCCAATTGTGCATAATGACCGATTCGAGGCTTGGGTCCATGGACCGGTTTCACCGCAACTTTACCAAGAGTATCGGGAGCATGGCTGGAATAAGATAGCAGCGCCTGTCAAGGAGGCACACGCCTTTGATGAGGAAATGACTAATCTATTGGAATCGGTCTGGGCAACCTATGGTGATAAATCAGGCAATGAATTAGAAGCACTAACTCACACAGAAGCACCATGGCAAGCTGCTCGTATTGGGCTGCATCCTGATGATGCCTGCCACAATGTGATTTCACCCCAAACGATGCGGCAATTTTATTTAAGCATCTACAGTGGGGATTAG
- a CDS encoding MAG6450 family protein yields MGKRLTSQNKAKDANNPILVTPRKSSVQFKIALEDALIAPYTFKKAKAEGAKGFGEFIAKTVGKHLSITAVENLYLRTDGPHGAKNKEPIGEVVRDMYHFSNGSRQFRVHGYYNAQNYFCLCRLDPNHRYNFK; encoded by the coding sequence ATGGGAAAACGATTAACAAGTCAGAACAAGGCGAAAGACGCCAACAATCCAATTTTGGTGACACCCAGAAAGTCGAGTGTCCAATTTAAAATTGCGTTGGAAGACGCACTGATTGCACCCTATACTTTCAAAAAAGCGAAAGCAGAAGGTGCCAAGGGATTTGGTGAATTTATTGCTAAAACGGTGGGCAAGCATCTGTCAATCACCGCTGTCGAAAATCTATATTTGCGGACTGACGGCCCACATGGTGCGAAGAATAAGGAACCAATTGGTGAAGTTGTCCGGGACATGTATCATTTTAGTAATGGCTCGCGCCAATTTCGGGTTCATGGTTATTACAATGCTCAGAACTATTTTTGCCTTTGTCGACTCGACCCTAACCATCGGTATAATTTCAAATGA
- a CDS encoding PH domain-containing protein — protein sequence MGLLNGILGNMSEVTPEEIQKQFGKFLMEDEKIERGYKLVRDMIVFTDTRIIFMDRQNVTGKKAAYRSIYFMSIIDVAAETAGFGIDDSEIVITYLTNVHRQGLTEQHAEVKFEFPKSFDFTPLYRFLENIAYQNRLAINQLTRVEY from the coding sequence ATGGGACTCTTAAACGGGATACTTGGTAACATGAGTGAAGTTACCCCTGAAGAAATTCAGAAGCAATTCGGTAAATTTTTGATGGAAGACGAAAAGATTGAACGTGGGTACAAACTGGTCCGCGATATGATCGTCTTTACAGACACCCGCATCATCTTCATGGACCGGCAAAACGTGACTGGTAAAAAGGCTGCTTATCGTTCAATTTACTTCATGAGTATTATTGACGTCGCCGCTGAAACAGCTGGTTTTGGCATTGATGATTCCGAAATCGTCATCACTTACCTCACCAACGTCCACCGTCAAGGACTGACCGAGCAACATGCCGAAGTCAAATTTGAATTTCCGAAATCATTCGACTTTACACCGCTCTACCGATTCTTAGAAAATATTGCTTATCAGAATCGCCTCGCAATCAATCAGTTGACGCGAGTGGAATACTAA
- a CDS encoding TspO/MBR family protein — protein sequence MLKTRPKFSWLHLVIFIVIIEAIGSLSGWLSGDIKGIYNSLSLPVLSPPDWLFGIVWPILYALMAIAGYLVFYLATTQRERLMNTILFSTQLLLNFIWSIIFFSQSAYWWGLVVIIVLDLVVLMCLLQFYRSSRLAAGLMVPYFIWICFATYLTLGVALLN from the coding sequence ATGCTTAAAACTCGCCCCAAATTCAGCTGGCTTCATCTAGTCATTTTTATCGTCATTATTGAAGCTATCGGTAGTCTATCCGGTTGGCTCTCTGGTGACATCAAAGGGATTTACAACAGTCTGAGTTTGCCCGTGCTCTCACCGCCAGATTGGCTATTCGGCATCGTTTGGCCGATTCTGTACGCCCTGATGGCAATCGCGGGTTATCTGGTCTTTTATCTGGCGACCACCCAACGGGAACGGCTGATGAATACCATCCTATTTAGCACTCAGCTACTCCTGAATTTTATCTGGTCGATCATCTTCTTCAGCCAATCGGCGTACTGGTGGGGCTTAGTCGTCATTATCGTGCTCGACCTGGTCGTCTTGATGTGCTTGCTCCAGTTTTACCGCAGTAGTCGCCTCGCCGCCGGGCTGATGGTCCCATACTTCATCTGGATTTGCTTTGCGACCTACTTGACCCTGGGTGTTGCGTTGCTAAACTAA
- a CDS encoding universal stress protein has protein sequence MYQNILVPLDGSDNAYMALEHAVQLAQTFKSKLYLVNVIDITRLNAYSPAAYGGTLYTNLLQVAKDNSRDILRRGQRMAAEADVESLPIQVNSSPKASIATEIPKKYEIDLIVMGKSGTNAVSRIFLGSTTSYVVQKAAVNVTVINMPDDAT, from the coding sequence ATGTATCAAAATATCTTAGTTCCACTAGATGGCTCTGACAACGCCTACATGGCCTTAGAACATGCTGTCCAACTCGCACAAACCTTCAAGTCCAAGTTGTACCTCGTGAACGTGATTGATATCACCCGACTGAACGCCTATAGTCCCGCAGCCTATGGTGGCACGCTGTATACGAACTTACTTCAGGTCGCGAAGGACAATAGTCGTGATATTTTGCGCCGGGGCCAGCGGATGGCAGCCGAAGCGGACGTTGAATCATTGCCAATTCAAGTCAATAGTTCACCCAAAGCTAGTATTGCAACTGAAATTCCGAAGAAATATGAGATTGATTTGATTGTCATGGGTAAATCTGGAACCAACGCCGTTTCACGAATTTTCTTAGGCTCAACCACGTCCTATGTCGTCCAAAAGGCGGCCGTCAACGTGACCGTCATCAATATGCCCGACGACGCGACCTAA
- a CDS encoding DUF805 domain-containing protein, with protein MTTAYRKFWDNLLNFSGTATRSEFWWPLIINYILGGLIITIIQLVTGHPIDDIYNWSDWSVNTMSNLIAFIVWLGVLSLKFRRLHDSDHSAWWLLINLVPLIGGIWFFILMVLPSRPNRWQ; from the coding sequence ATGACAACTGCTTATCGTAAATTTTGGGACAATTTGCTTAATTTTTCGGGGACAGCGACCCGGTCCGAATTTTGGTGGCCACTTATTATCAACTACATTCTTGGGGGCTTGATCATTACAATCATTCAGCTTGTGACCGGGCATCCAATCGATGATATTTACAATTGGAGTGACTGGAGTGTCAACACGATGAGCAATCTGATTGCCTTTATCGTCTGGCTTGGGGTGCTCTCGCTCAAATTCCGGCGCCTGCATGACAGCGACCACTCTGCTTGGTGGCTGTTGATTAACTTAGTGCCGCTAATTGGTGGCATCTGGTTCTTTATTTTGATGGTGCTCCCATCACGGCCCAATCGTTGGCAATAA
- a CDS encoding diacylglycerol/lipid kinase family protein — MSITYGIFYNGQAGQGQAATVAHQAAQALAKHHIQTQLLTTPGIPRAIALIKQTLPQLSALIIIGGDGTLNVAMTALLQANASIQIGVIPMGTVNNFAKRYHLPTDSTAAIELICQRPALQSVGILACNQRRAVVSSLTFGNLADISNEVRQTEKQRFGKLSYLYRAIKHIGKNKSLPIRYQFKHAGSRTLKTWFCLIATTKSVGGHTYSASAPGKMHLSLLNNIGWRQVLPYLWFAWTGNLQNSQSITQLTATDVRITSVSGQAVTTRIDGDPALKLPIELNYLADRFDLIVPKSV; from the coding sequence ATGTCGATAACATATGGAATCTTTTATAACGGTCAAGCCGGTCAGGGGCAAGCTGCGACGGTCGCCCATCAAGCCGCCCAAGCGTTAGCTAAACACCACATCCAAACACAACTTCTGACAACACCGGGCATTCCACGGGCAATTGCCCTCATTAAACAGACTTTGCCACAGTTGTCAGCCTTGATCATTATCGGCGGTGATGGCACCTTGAATGTTGCAATGACAGCCCTACTGCAAGCCAATGCCAGTATTCAAATTGGCGTGATTCCAATGGGAACCGTCAATAATTTTGCGAAGCGTTACCACTTACCTACTGATTCCACGGCCGCCATCGAACTAATTTGTCAACGACCGGCACTCCAATCGGTTGGTATTTTAGCTTGCAATCAGCGGCGCGCAGTCGTCAGTTCATTGACGTTTGGCAACCTGGCCGACATTTCAAATGAGGTACGGCAGACTGAAAAGCAGCGCTTTGGTAAACTCAGTTATCTGTACCGCGCCATCAAGCACATTGGCAAAAACAAATCGCTACCGATTCGCTATCAGTTCAAGCACGCTGGCAGTCGCACGCTCAAAACCTGGTTCTGTTTGATTGCCACGACCAAGTCAGTTGGCGGACACACCTACAGCGCGTCGGCCCCTGGGAAGATGCATCTCAGCTTGCTCAATAATATTGGTTGGCGGCAAGTGTTGCCATACTTATGGTTTGCTTGGACGGGTAACCTGCAGAACTCCCAATCAATCACCCAGCTCACCGCGACCGACGTCCGGATCACCAGTGTCAGTGGGCAGGCGGTCACCACTAGAATCGATGGCGATCCGGCCCTCAAGCTACCGATTGAACTGAACTACTTGGCCGACCGTTTTGACTTGATCGTCCCTAAATCCGTATAA
- a CDS encoding GlsB/YeaQ/YmgE family stress response membrane protein, which translates to MHWLWVMLVGAAIGAFAGAIVSPERSFGWIGHILAGLIGACLGEVLIGPMGPEFAGMAVFPAVIGSLVVVLMMVTLMYWARAR; encoded by the coding sequence ATGCATTGGTTATGGGTGATGCTAGTCGGTGCCGCAATTGGTGCTTTTGCTGGTGCCATCGTCAGTCCGGAACGTTCATTCGGTTGGATCGGACACATCTTGGCAGGGCTAATTGGTGCGTGTCTCGGTGAAGTATTGATTGGGCCAATGGGGCCAGAGTTCGCCGGTATGGCAGTCTTTCCAGCGGTAATCGGGTCACTAGTGGTCGTGCTGATGATGGTCACACTGATGTACTGGGCGCGCGCCCGGTGA
- a CDS encoding CsbD family protein — MTDVNKKFDSKKDQVSGKAKEVEGKVTGDRAREAQGKTQSLMGKAKDKLADAEETVKGAVDEAKEKLKQKSDDH; from the coding sequence ATGACTGATGTTAACAAGAAGTTCGACAGTAAGAAAGATCAAGTGAGTGGTAAGGCCAAAGAAGTCGAAGGTAAGGTAACCGGGGACCGTGCGCGTGAAGCACAGGGTAAAACGCAATCTTTGATGGGAAAAGCTAAGGATAAATTGGCCGACGCTGAAGAAACGGTGAAAGGTGCCGTCGATGAAGCTAAGGAAAAATTAAAGCAAAAATCTGACGACCATTAA
- a CDS encoding C69 family dipeptidase, whose translation MLTHQFNPYSACTSILVGKNATADGSTMIGRNEDSRAAWAKKFVVHPHREFDEPQSFESSDAEHPFKMTLPKIRAKYTATPEWTSKYGLFEEDGINEYGVAMSATESAYCNTRVLAADPYVTDGIGEEAMVTVTLPYIHSAREGVERLGHIIETYGTYETNGILFSDVNEVWYMETGAGHYWVAQRIPDDAYAVVANQLAIQEIDFSDHDNYLYAKNIRNFVLDHQLASMDNGLNFREVFGTADLSDRYYNTPRVWYGQRCFTPSVEQAPESFDLPFIQRADGLIHIDQVRDYLASHYQGTPFDPVGNGTDAEKHQYRPISLAKTQESHVLQLRPDLPVTQSGIHWLAMGVAAESVYVPFYAGATDTPAAYQVATAKYDPTSAYWIYKHVGVLVDAHYHDLHDALQTVQKELAIKLGHHLITTDEQVSQLTGDDLTAALTAANQAAADIALNAMQALAADLITESTDMSPLNYNTDLNL comes from the coding sequence ATGCTGACTCATCAGTTTAACCCCTATTCTGCCTGTACCAGTATTTTAGTGGGCAAGAATGCGACTGCGGATGGTTCGACCATGATTGGCCGCAACGAAGACTCCCGGGCGGCCTGGGCGAAAAAATTCGTCGTTCATCCACACCGTGAATTCGATGAACCCCAGTCATTTGAATCTAGTGACGCCGAGCATCCGTTTAAAATGACGCTGCCCAAGATTCGGGCCAAGTATACGGCCACCCCTGAATGGACGAGCAAGTACGGGTTATTCGAAGAAGACGGTATCAATGAATATGGGGTAGCCATGAGCGCAACCGAAAGTGCTTACTGCAACACCCGCGTGCTCGCAGCGGACCCCTACGTCACGGACGGCATCGGTGAAGAAGCGATGGTCACCGTAACGCTCCCCTATATTCACTCCGCACGCGAAGGGGTTGAGCGCCTCGGACATATTATTGAGACCTATGGCACATACGAAACTAACGGCATCCTCTTTAGTGACGTCAACGAAGTGTGGTATATGGAAACGGGCGCTGGACATTACTGGGTCGCACAACGGATCCCAGACGATGCTTACGCCGTCGTCGCCAATCAACTTGCGATTCAAGAAATCGACTTCAGTGACCATGATAATTATCTTTATGCGAAAAACATTCGTAATTTTGTGCTTGATCACCAGCTGGCTTCGATGGATAACGGCCTAAATTTCCGAGAAGTCTTTGGTACTGCCGACCTCTCAGACCGCTACTATAATACGCCACGCGTTTGGTATGGTCAGCGCTGCTTCACACCGAGCGTTGAACAAGCACCCGAATCCTTTGACCTGCCGTTCATTCAACGCGCGGACGGCTTGATTCATATCGATCAGGTCCGGGATTACCTGGCGTCACACTACCAAGGCACCCCGTTTGACCCAGTCGGCAACGGTACTGATGCTGAAAAACATCAGTATCGCCCAATCAGCCTCGCCAAGACACAAGAATCACACGTCTTGCAGTTGCGGCCTGATTTGCCCGTCACACAGAGTGGTATTCACTGGTTAGCCATGGGCGTGGCCGCCGAGAGCGTCTACGTCCCATTCTACGCGGGCGCTACTGATACGCCGGCCGCTTACCAGGTAGCCACTGCTAAATACGATCCAACTTCCGCTTATTGGATTTATAAGCATGTCGGCGTGCTGGTCGACGCGCACTACCATGATTTGCACGATGCGTTACAAACGGTTCAAAAGGAACTTGCCATCAAACTTGGCCACCATCTGATTACGACGGACGAACAGGTTAGTCAACTGACGGGTGATGACTTAACGGCCGCCTTAACTGCAGCGAACCAAGCAGCCGCAGACATTGCCCTGAACGCGATGCAGGCACTGGCAGCTGATTTGATTACTGAAAGTACCGACATGTCACCGCTCAATTACAATACAGATTTGAACCTCTAA
- a CDS encoding 2-hydroxymuconate tautomerase produces MPIVHIDLIAGRSQEQLKNLVKDVTDAVSKNTGAPAEHIHVILSEMQKNRYSVGGVLKSDEEAE; encoded by the coding sequence ATGCCAATCGTACACATTGATTTAATTGCTGGTCGTTCACAAGAACAACTCAAAAACTTAGTTAAAGACGTGACCGACGCAGTTAGCAAGAATACCGGTGCACCCGCAGAACACATTCACGTGATTTTAAGCGAAATGCAGAAAAATCGCTATAGTGTTGGTGGTGTCCTCAAGAGCGACGAAGAAGCAGAATAG